In Kitasatospora sp. NBC_00240, the following are encoded in one genomic region:
- a CDS encoding GNAT family N-acetyltransferase translates to MGTRKTEEVRAMDIALVTERLVIRDWSVDDAEDALAIYGSPDVARWLTPAMERVGDVAAMRSLLEAWQEAQPNLPAPRGRWAVQRRDDGAVVGGLGIRLLPPYEDDLEMSWQVAPEAWGQGYATEGGRALIAWAFTQDAEELFAVARPNNLRAIAMTRRLGMEWVGETTKYYGLTLQVYRIRPGDLTG, encoded by the coding sequence ATGGGCACCAGGAAGACTGAGGAGGTCCGGGCGATGGACATCGCGTTGGTCACCGAGCGGCTCGTCATTCGGGACTGGTCCGTCGACGATGCCGAGGACGCCCTGGCGATCTACGGTTCGCCGGATGTCGCGCGTTGGCTCACTCCGGCGATGGAACGCGTCGGTGACGTGGCGGCGATGCGCTCGCTGTTGGAGGCGTGGCAGGAGGCGCAGCCGAATCTGCCGGCGCCTCGGGGCCGGTGGGCCGTGCAGCGCCGGGACGACGGCGCGGTGGTGGGTGGCCTCGGCATCCGGCTGCTGCCACCGTACGAGGACGACCTGGAGATGAGCTGGCAGGTGGCCCCCGAGGCCTGGGGGCAGGGTTATGCCACCGAGGGCGGCCGCGCGCTCATCGCCTGGGCCTTCACTCAGGACGCCGAGGAACTCTTCGCGGTCGCGCGGCCGAACAACCTCCGCGCCATCGCCATGACGAGGCGGCTCGGCATGGAGTGGGTCGGCGAGACCACCAAGTACTACGGACTCACTCTGCAGGTCTACCGCATCCGCCCAGGTGACCTGACCGGCTGA
- a CDS encoding HemK2/MTQ2 family protein methyltransferase: MWLLKPPGVYRAQDDTDLLISSLAREHLREGNEVLDIGTGTGAVALAAAGTGARVTAIDVSRRALATAWVNGALNGRHIHVRHGNLLEPVRGRLFDLIASNPPYVPAAGDALPTHGAARAWDAGPDGRALIDRICLDAPRVLAPGGVLLLVHSSLSGVEASCRALSRAGLRTEVAARQRIPFGPVMSARAEWFEEQGLIAAGVRHEELAVIRGVRAA, translated from the coding sequence ATGTGGCTGTTGAAACCTCCCGGTGTCTACCGCGCGCAGGATGACACCGATCTACTGATATCGAGCCTGGCCCGCGAGCACCTCCGGGAGGGGAACGAGGTTCTGGACATCGGCACCGGCACCGGCGCGGTGGCCCTCGCCGCCGCCGGAACGGGGGCCCGCGTCACCGCGATCGACGTCTCGCGCCGCGCCCTCGCCACGGCCTGGGTCAACGGCGCACTGAACGGCCGGCACATCCACGTGCGGCACGGAAACCTGCTGGAGCCCGTGCGCGGGCGGCTCTTCGACCTGATCGCCTCCAATCCCCCGTACGTGCCGGCGGCGGGCGACGCCCTGCCGACCCACGGCGCGGCACGCGCCTGGGACGCCGGGCCCGACGGGCGCGCACTGATCGACCGCATCTGCCTCGACGCCCCACGAGTGCTGGCTCCGGGCGGTGTCCTGCTCCTGGTGCACTCCTCACTGTCCGGGGTCGAGGCGAGTTGCCGGGCGCTCTCCCGGGCCGGTCTGCGGACCGAGGTGGCCGCCCGGCAGCGGATCCCCTTCGGTCCGGTCATGTCGGCGCGCGCCGAGTGGTTCGAGGAGCAGGGACTGATCGCCGCCGGGGTGCGACACGAGGAACTGGCGGTGATCCGCGGTGTCCGGGCGGCCTGA
- a CDS encoding CDGSH iron-sulfur domain-containing protein has protein sequence MPAESGPLLVEGPVEIVLPDGTVRSGERPIVALCVCRRSKHYPFCDTSHRRRSLPPTERARQEGEDTSGAGR, from the coding sequence ATGCCCGCGGAGAGCGGACCCCTGCTGGTGGAGGGGCCTGTCGAGATCGTCCTGCCGGACGGCACCGTGCGGTCGGGTGAGCGCCCGATCGTCGCCCTGTGCGTCTGCAGGCGCAGCAAGCACTACCCCTTCTGCGACACCAGCCACCGCCGCCGCTCGCTGCCACCGACGGAGCGGGCGCGGCAGGAGGGCGAGGACACGTCGGGGGCCGGCCGCTGA
- a CDS encoding iron-containing redox enzyme family protein, whose protein sequence is MGVTAAGPGPALPQPRGPLTRALVTLLSSAPGPGAAVPLADAGTADPWGEDHQLALYLCYELHYRAFTGVDAAWEWHPAVLGLRRVLEDAFLDALRAETGTVAPLAGQLSELLLEPVDGEGPSYFLLREGERWQAREYLVLRSLYHLKEADPQSWVIPRLHGAAQAALVAVQYDEYGAGHPERTHSRLFAEMMADLGLDGSYGRYLDLVPAPALAVVNLMSLFALHRAHRGALIGQFAGVEITSSPGSARLAAALERLGAGPAGTRFYQEHVEADAVHEQLMRHGVIDALLQDEPGLEDDIAFGLAASVLLDERLAEHALTRWRRNSTALLAPVPTA, encoded by the coding sequence GTGGGTGTCACGGCAGCGGGCCCCGGCCCCGCCCTTCCGCAACCGCGGGGGCCCCTGACCCGGGCGCTCGTCACGCTGCTGAGCTCCGCCCCCGGGCCGGGTGCCGCGGTTCCGCTCGCCGATGCGGGCACGGCCGACCCCTGGGGTGAGGACCACCAGCTGGCCCTCTATCTCTGCTACGAACTGCACTACCGCGCCTTCACCGGTGTGGACGCCGCGTGGGAATGGCACCCCGCGGTCCTGGGCCTGCGCCGAGTTCTGGAGGATGCCTTCCTGGACGCCCTGCGCGCGGAAACGGGGACGGTGGCCCCGCTGGCGGGGCAGCTGAGCGAGCTCCTGCTGGAGCCCGTCGACGGTGAGGGTCCCTCCTACTTCCTGCTGCGCGAAGGCGAGCGGTGGCAGGCCCGCGAGTACCTGGTGCTCCGCTCCCTGTACCACCTGAAGGAGGCCGACCCGCAGAGCTGGGTGATCCCCCGCCTCCATGGTGCGGCCCAAGCGGCGCTCGTCGCGGTCCAGTACGACGAATACGGGGCGGGGCACCCCGAGCGGACCCACTCCCGGCTGTTCGCCGAGATGATGGCGGACCTCGGCCTGGACGGATCCTACGGACGCTACCTGGATCTCGTGCCCGCCCCGGCGCTGGCTGTGGTCAACCTGATGTCGCTGTTCGCCCTGCACCGGGCGCACCGCGGCGCCCTGATCGGGCAGTTCGCCGGCGTGGAGATCACGTCCTCGCCCGGATCCGCCCGTCTGGCCGCAGCCCTGGAGCGCCTCGGCGCCGGGCCCGCGGGCACCCGGTTCTACCAGGAGCACGTCGAGGCCGACGCCGTCCACGAACAGCTCATGCGCCACGGTGTCATCGACGCGCTGCTGCAGGACGAACCCGGTCTGGAGGACGACATCGCGTTCGGCCTCGCCGCGAGCGTCCTGCTCGACGAACGCCTCGCCGAGCACGCCCTCACCCGTTGGAGGCGGAACAGCACCGCACTCCTCGCCCCCGTGCCGACCGCCTGA
- a CDS encoding SRPBCC family protein: MARRQQFIECPPEQVWAVLADGHSYAEWVVATRDIEHVDPAWPAVGAELRYAVGLGPLTFRDSCTVRICEPRARLELEAEASPFGAARIAFTLIPWGDNTLVLLDEHPLTGPGARLQGPPSELVLNLRNRRLLRHLAQVAVGQYRQRTVPPEQLHRP, encoded by the coding sequence ATGGCACGGCGTCAACAGTTCATCGAATGCCCGCCGGAGCAGGTCTGGGCCGTCCTCGCGGACGGGCACAGCTACGCCGAGTGGGTCGTCGCCACCCGGGACATCGAACACGTCGACCCGGCGTGGCCGGCTGTCGGCGCCGAGTTGCGCTACGCCGTGGGACTGGGCCCGCTCACCTTCCGTGACAGCTGCACCGTGCGGATCTGCGAACCCCGTGCTCGACTGGAACTCGAGGCCGAGGCCAGCCCGTTCGGCGCCGCCCGCATCGCGTTCACCCTCATCCCCTGGGGCGACAACACCCTGGTGCTGCTCGACGAACACCCCCTGACCGGCCCCGGCGCCCGCCTCCAGGGACCGCCGAGCGAACTGGTCCTGAACCTGCGCAACCGCCGCCTGCTACGGCACCTGGCGCAGGTCGCGGTCGGACAGTACCGGCAACGAACCGTCCCACCCGAGCAGCTCCACCGTCCGTGA
- a CDS encoding TIGR03618 family F420-dependent PPOX class oxidoreductase — MTQGPAPRALSDDALSELLSTQQFAILATNKSSGHPHLTTMLYSWDAAARIVRFSTTADRIKVGQLRRDPRAAVHVQGGDVWSFAVAEGEADVSAVTTTPGDAVGRELLAMVPAAARPQDEDAFLAQLVAEHRVVIRLKVSRLYGTALDVNG; from the coding sequence ATGACTCAAGGTCCAGCACCTCGCGCCCTCTCCGACGATGCTCTCTCCGAACTGCTGAGCACCCAGCAGTTCGCGATCCTCGCCACCAACAAGAGCAGTGGCCACCCCCATCTCACCACCATGCTCTACAGCTGGGACGCCGCAGCACGCATCGTCCGGTTCTCCACGACTGCCGACCGCATCAAGGTCGGACAGCTCCGGCGCGACCCACGCGCGGCCGTGCATGTGCAAGGTGGCGATGTGTGGTCGTTCGCGGTGGCCGAGGGCGAGGCCGATGTCTCCGCCGTCACCACCACGCCGGGGGACGCGGTCGGGCGGGAGCTGCTCGCCATGGTGCCGGCGGCCGCGAGGCCGCAGGACGAGGATGCGTTCCTGGCGCAGCTGGTCGCCGAGCATCGGGTGGTCATCCGTCTGAAGGTGTCCCGGCTGTACGGGACGGCACTCGACGTCAACGGCTGA
- a CDS encoding DUF4235 domain-containing protein, which translates to MVRILYKPLGLLIGALGGIVAGAVFRRLWALLGHEDDAPRATDRDRTWKEVLTAAALQGAVFALVKAAIDRGGAVGTRRLTGTWPD; encoded by the coding sequence ATGGTCAGGATCCTGTACAAGCCCCTCGGGCTGCTGATCGGCGCCCTCGGCGGGATCGTCGCGGGCGCCGTTTTCAGGCGCCTGTGGGCCCTTCTCGGTCATGAGGACGACGCGCCCCGGGCCACCGACCGGGACAGGACCTGGAAGGAGGTGCTGACCGCCGCCGCTCTGCAAGGTGCGGTGTTCGCTCTGGTGAAGGCCGCGATCGACCGCGGCGGCGCGGTCGGCACCCGCCGCCTGACCGGCACCTGGCCCGACTGA
- a CDS encoding ferritin-like domain-containing protein, producing MADDFVIDVSRIRDEARQKMADGAVTSTYGLDTGKVIAVLNDVVATEVVCWLRYTRHAISAVGIDRAQVVAEFTEHAAEEMQHALRAAERIAQLGGEPDFDPATLAQRAHTDYTTPDEKDLKAMLEHNLLAERIVISTYQEIARWLGDHDPTTRRLIESILEEEEEHADDLTDLLAV from the coding sequence GTGGCAGACGACTTCGTGATCGACGTGAGCCGGATCCGGGACGAGGCCCGGCAGAAGATGGCCGACGGCGCCGTGACCAGCACCTACGGCCTCGACACCGGGAAGGTGATCGCCGTCCTCAACGACGTGGTCGCCACCGAGGTGGTCTGCTGGCTCCGCTACACCCGGCACGCCATCTCCGCCGTGGGCATCGACCGCGCCCAGGTGGTGGCGGAGTTCACCGAGCACGCGGCCGAGGAGATGCAGCACGCCCTGCGGGCGGCCGAGCGGATCGCCCAGCTCGGCGGCGAGCCCGACTTCGACCCCGCGACCCTCGCCCAGCGCGCCCACACCGACTACACCACGCCGGACGAGAAGGACCTCAAGGCCATGCTGGAGCACAATCTGCTGGCCGAACGCATCGTGATCTCCACCTACCAGGAGATCGCCCGCTGGCTGGGGGACCACGACCCGACCACCCGCCGCCTCATCGAATCCATCCTCGAGGAGGAGGAAGAGCACGCCGACGACCTCACCGACCTCCTCGCCGTCTGA
- a CDS encoding glycosyltransferase, whose protein sequence is MIRSLAVVVPARDEEELLGDCLDALHRAAAHPCVRALPVRVVVVADACVDGTAAVARRHGTDLLELSAGSVGAARAAGSRHAVGLALAARPGLTSRQIWLAHTDADSLVPPGWLAQQLAHAAAGWHAVVGTVRVADWSGHPDGTADAFRRRYRRRGLPAGHPHVHGANLAVRADAYHAAGGFDPLTVGEDRNLVAALEAAGHPVKRTTRNPVTTSARRDPRARGGFGDFLLGLDTLAG, encoded by the coding sequence GTGATCCGGTCCCTGGCCGTGGTGGTGCCGGCCCGGGACGAGGAGGAGCTGCTCGGGGACTGCCTCGACGCCCTGCACCGGGCCGCCGCGCATCCATGCGTCCGAGCCCTGCCGGTCCGGGTGGTCGTCGTCGCCGACGCCTGCGTGGACGGCACCGCTGCCGTCGCCCGTCGGCACGGTACGGATCTCCTGGAGCTGAGCGCCGGCAGCGTGGGCGCGGCCCGCGCGGCCGGCAGCCGCCACGCAGTCGGCCTAGCCCTGGCGGCGCGGCCCGGCCTGACGAGCCGCCAGATCTGGCTGGCCCACACCGACGCGGACTCCCTGGTCCCGCCGGGCTGGCTCGCGCAGCAGCTGGCCCACGCGGCCGCCGGCTGGCACGCGGTGGTGGGAACCGTCCGGGTGGCCGACTGGAGCGGCCACCCGGACGGAACCGCCGACGCCTTCCGCCGGCGCTACCGGCGGCGCGGCCTCCCTGCCGGGCATCCGCACGTCCACGGGGCCAACCTGGCCGTGCGGGCCGACGCCTACCACGCGGCCGGCGGCTTCGACCCGCTGACCGTCGGTGAGGACCGCAACCTGGTGGCCGCCCTGGAGGCCGCCGGCCACCCGGTGAAGCGCACCACCCGGAACCCGGTCACCACCTCCGCGCGGCGCGATCCCCGCGCTCGCGGAGGATTCGGCGACTTCCTCCTGGGCCTCGACACCCTGGCGGGTTGA
- a CDS encoding SAM-dependent methyltransferase produces the protein MTAPGIRAADGGGAGSTPGEYFARMYADRPDPWRLADRWYEQRKYALTLAALPAPDYRSAFEPGCSVGVLSALLAGRCRAMLSCDREERALAQARPRLARLPHVRIEHRVLPADWPAPGERFDLVVLSELLYYFTAAEVAALLDLAVRSLDPGGTLLLVHWRHEVTEHASSADVVHRQARAHPALVRIAGHTEPDFLLDVFIRPERAGTPARRLSVAAREGLT, from the coding sequence ATGACCGCGCCCGGGATCAGGGCGGCGGACGGCGGCGGGGCCGGGAGCACACCGGGGGAGTACTTCGCCCGGATGTACGCGGACCGGCCCGACCCGTGGCGGCTCGCCGACCGCTGGTACGAACAACGCAAGTACGCCCTCACCCTCGCGGCCCTTCCCGCCCCGGACTACCGCAGCGCCTTCGAGCCCGGCTGCTCGGTCGGCGTCCTGTCTGCCCTGCTCGCCGGCCGTTGCCGGGCCATGCTCTCCTGCGACCGGGAGGAACGCGCCCTCGCCCAGGCCCGCCCACGGCTCGCGCGCCTGCCGCACGTGCGCATCGAGCACCGCGTGCTGCCCGCTGACTGGCCCGCGCCCGGCGAGCGCTTCGACCTCGTCGTCCTGTCCGAGCTGCTGTACTACTTCACCGCCGCCGAGGTGGCCGCCCTCCTCGACCTCGCGGTGCGGTCACTCGACCCGGGCGGAACCCTGCTGCTCGTCCACTGGCGCCACGAGGTGACCGAGCACGCGTCGAGCGCCGACGTCGTCCACCGGCAGGCCCGCGCCCACCCGGCCCTGGTGCGGATCGCCGGCCACACCGAACCGGACTTCCTCCTCGACGTGTTCATCCGCCCCGAGCGGGCCGGCACACCCGCCCGGCGCCTCTCGGTGGCCGCCCGCGAGGGGCTGACGTGA
- a CDS encoding PIG-L family deacetylase — protein sequence MTGRPAPSLSVPEPPLPPADPIQAPGTREEEWLAWPGLTGLTAVDPLDALPTGAARSPRVLIMAAHPDDEVLGFGGTTALLAAAGVRLRLVSVTAGEASHPRSRAPSARDLAAVRPRELHQALGRLGADVQSVSLGVPDGAVARHERDLTGRLAGLLRDCDLCVAPFSRDLHPDHEAAGRAALRAGAAAGVPVWEYPVWAWHWAVPGDVRLPWHRAARIALPPDARARKQEALECFRSQTQPLGDRPEDAPILPPAELAHFRRDFEVVWR from the coding sequence ATGACCGGCCGTCCGGCGCCCTCCCTGTCGGTCCCCGAGCCGCCGCTCCCACCCGCCGACCCGATCCAGGCACCCGGCACCCGGGAGGAGGAGTGGCTCGCCTGGCCCGGGCTGACGGGCCTGACCGCGGTCGACCCGCTCGACGCGCTGCCCACCGGGGCGGCCCGCTCGCCCCGGGTGCTGATCATGGCGGCCCATCCCGACGACGAGGTCCTCGGCTTCGGCGGCACGACAGCCCTGCTGGCGGCGGCCGGCGTCCGCCTGCGACTGGTGTCCGTCACCGCCGGGGAGGCCTCCCACCCCCGCAGCCGGGCACCGTCGGCCCGTGACCTCGCTGCTGTCCGCCCCCGGGAACTGCATCAGGCCCTGGGCCGGTTGGGCGCCGACGTGCAGAGTGTGAGCCTCGGCGTGCCGGACGGGGCGGTCGCCCGCCACGAGCGGGACCTCACCGGTCGGCTGGCAGGACTGCTGCGCGACTGCGACCTGTGCGTGGCACCGTTCAGCCGGGACCTGCACCCCGACCACGAGGCCGCCGGCCGCGCCGCGCTGCGCGCAGGCGCCGCCGCGGGCGTGCCGGTGTGGGAGTACCCGGTGTGGGCCTGGCACTGGGCCGTACCCGGCGACGTCCGCCTGCCCTGGCACCGCGCGGCCCGCATCGCGCTGCCGCCCGACGCCCGGGCCCGCAAGCAGGAAGCCTTGGAGTGCTTCCGCAGTCAGACCCAGCCGCTCGGCGACCGGCCCGAGGACGCGCCGATCCTGCCGCCGGCGGAACTCGCGCACTTCCGACGCGACTTCGAGGTGGTCTGGCGATGA
- a CDS encoding acyl-CoA dehydrogenase family protein, with amino-acid sequence MSTGAVSARPLTDQAGSVSTGADAAEHRRSVARAFTRMAACGELDLPLPGGGLTRTRWEALTRWAQADLSLARLAEGHADAAAILAELRALRVQGAEDLPSGGEGARWGVWAAEPPGHRLEARQVPGGWRLSGVKPFCSGARVCTHALVTAREGERRRLFAVEVRQRGVEPLPDSWPGAGMAGSDTLDVTFDDVRATPAGGPGAYLERPGFHHGGIGVAACWYGGARAVARTLLAASRTWELDPHALAHLGAVDARLATVEALLDSAAAAVDADPHDLDGAAGLRTMRVRAAVEQAGGEVLTRVGRALGATPLGHDAVHSRTVADLTVYLRQHHAERDLAALGKAASATRLSWEDE; translated from the coding sequence GTGAGCACCGGCGCCGTGTCGGCCCGTCCGCTGACCGACCAGGCCGGGTCCGTGAGCACCGGAGCCGACGCCGCGGAGCACCGTCGATCCGTGGCCCGGGCGTTCACCCGGATGGCGGCCTGCGGGGAGCTGGATCTCCCGCTGCCCGGCGGCGGCCTGACCCGCACCCGGTGGGAGGCACTCACCCGCTGGGCGCAGGCCGATCTCTCGTTGGCCCGGCTCGCCGAGGGACACGCGGACGCCGCGGCGATCCTCGCGGAACTCCGGGCGCTGCGCGTCCAGGGTGCGGAGGATCTGCCCTCGGGCGGGGAGGGGGCTCGCTGGGGCGTGTGGGCGGCGGAGCCCCCCGGCCACAGGCTGGAGGCGCGGCAGGTGCCGGGCGGGTGGCGGCTGTCCGGGGTGAAGCCGTTCTGCTCGGGCGCCCGGGTCTGCACGCACGCTCTGGTGACCGCGCGCGAAGGGGAGCGGCGACGCCTGTTCGCCGTGGAGGTCCGGCAGCGCGGCGTCGAACCGCTGCCGGACAGCTGGCCCGGAGCCGGCATGGCGGGCAGCGACACCCTGGACGTGACCTTCGACGACGTCCGGGCAACGCCGGCCGGCGGCCCGGGAGCCTACCTGGAGCGCCCGGGGTTCCACCACGGCGGTATCGGCGTCGCCGCGTGCTGGTACGGCGGCGCCCGCGCGGTGGCCCGCACGCTGCTGGCCGCCTCCCGGACGTGGGAGCTGGACCCGCACGCCCTGGCGCACCTGGGCGCCGTCGACGCCCGCCTGGCCACCGTCGAGGCCTTGCTCGACAGCGCCGCCGCGGCCGTGGACGCCGACCCGCACGACCTCGACGGCGCCGCCGGCCTGCGGACGATGCGGGTGCGCGCCGCCGTCGAGCAGGCCGGGGGCGAGGTCCTGACCCGGGTCGGCCGGGCCCTGGGCGCCACCCCTCTCGGTCACGACGCCGTCCATTCGCGCACCGTGGCGGACCTGACCGTCTACCTGCGCCAGCACCATGCCGAACGCGACCTCGCGGCCCTCGGCAAGGCCGCCTCCGCCACCCGGCTGTCCTGGGAGGACGAATGA
- a CDS encoding glutamate--cysteine ligase, which yields MLTLGVEEEYLLLDPATGTPVARAAQVRRAADLQPAMDQGEVQRELLQAQLEIATPVCHELEEVGGHLLRMRHALGRAAAQDGCLLAACASAPFTDHLPVPVTETVRYRAMHSDAPRLTDEQLICGMHVHLGIPDRATGIALLNGLRPWLPLLVALAANSPLSQGTDTGFASWRTLLFDRWPVSGPPPSFEGADDYDHRTGALVEDRLIPDLGQIYWHIRLSERFPTVEIRALDVQLRPDEAVMLAGTVRALATRLLGDAAAGRPVPVIRPETLDAAVWYGARHGCSGEVFDPLHGGLRAPGDAVAALQEFTASAAGKDGRHITPVLERILREGNGAARQLRELRRGGREGLVGMIADQTTGA from the coding sequence ATGCTCACCCTCGGCGTGGAGGAGGAGTACCTCCTGCTGGACCCGGCGACCGGTACGCCGGTTGCCCGGGCGGCGCAGGTGCGCCGAGCAGCGGATCTCCAGCCGGCGATGGACCAGGGTGAGGTCCAGCGCGAACTCCTCCAGGCGCAGCTGGAGATCGCGACTCCGGTCTGCCACGAGCTGGAGGAGGTCGGCGGCCACCTCCTGCGGATGCGCCACGCACTGGGCCGGGCCGCGGCCCAGGACGGCTGCCTGCTCGCCGCCTGTGCCAGCGCGCCGTTCACCGATCACCTCCCCGTTCCCGTGACGGAAACCGTGCGCTACCGGGCCATGCACAGTGACGCTCCCCGGCTCACCGACGAACAGCTGATCTGCGGCATGCACGTCCACCTCGGCATCCCCGACCGTGCGACCGGCATCGCGCTGCTGAACGGGCTTCGGCCCTGGCTCCCGCTGCTGGTGGCGCTGGCCGCGAACTCGCCGCTGTCGCAGGGCACCGACACCGGATTCGCCAGCTGGCGCACGCTGCTCTTCGATCGCTGGCCCGTCAGCGGTCCGCCGCCCTCGTTCGAGGGCGCCGACGACTACGACCACCGGACCGGGGCCCTGGTGGAGGACAGGTTGATCCCCGACCTCGGCCAGATCTACTGGCACATCAGGCTGTCCGAGCGGTTCCCCACCGTCGAGATCCGCGCGCTGGACGTGCAACTGCGCCCGGACGAGGCGGTGATGCTCGCCGGCACCGTCCGTGCCCTCGCCACCCGCCTGCTCGGCGACGCGGCCGCCGGGCGTCCGGTGCCCGTGATCCGGCCCGAGACGCTTGACGCGGCCGTGTGGTACGGCGCGAGGCACGGCTGCAGCGGTGAGGTGTTCGACCCGCTCCACGGCGGGCTGCGTGCGCCGGGGGACGCGGTGGCGGCCCTCCAGGAGTTCACCGCCTCCGCGGCCGGGAAGGACGGGCGGCACATCACGCCCGTCCTGGAGCGGATCCTGCGTGAGGGCAACGGGGCGGCGCGTCAGTTGCGCGAACTGCGCCGCGGCGGCCGTGAAGGGCTCGTCGGCATGATCGCCGACCAGACCACGGGTGCCTGA
- a CDS encoding YihY/virulence factor BrkB family protein: MASPHHRKHTAEGQEHTDGPGPGRQVEAAAPDAPGDLPPRSWWAVLRRTGQEFLEDELPDRAAALTYYSVLAIFPTLLVLVSVLGVIGRTATDSVLDNLQSLAPGAARDILRDAVHQLQNNGGTSTVLMIVGLAGALWSASGYVAAFIRSSNAVYDIREGRPVWKTTPLRLGLTLLLMVLLAASAVIVVFTGPLADRVGRALGVGGSALTAWSIAKWPVLVLLVALMIALLYWAAPNVRDRGFRWISPGSLLAVALWMAASAGFALYVANFSSYNKTYGTLAGVIVFLVWLWISNLAILLGLEFDAELSRERATEGGLPKGEEPYVRPRDTRTWPDDEQP; this comes from the coding sequence ATGGCATCACCGCACCACCGCAAGCACACGGCCGAAGGCCAGGAGCACACCGACGGCCCCGGGCCCGGTCGGCAGGTCGAGGCAGCCGCCCCGGACGCCCCCGGGGACCTGCCCCCGCGCTCCTGGTGGGCGGTACTGCGCCGCACCGGCCAGGAGTTCCTGGAGGACGAGCTGCCCGACCGGGCCGCCGCCCTCACCTACTACAGCGTCCTGGCGATCTTCCCCACCCTGCTCGTGCTGGTGTCCGTGCTCGGTGTGATCGGGCGCACCGCGACCGACTCGGTCCTGGACAACCTGCAGAGCCTCGCACCCGGCGCCGCCCGCGACATCCTGCGCGACGCCGTCCACCAGCTGCAGAACAACGGCGGCACCAGCACCGTCCTGATGATCGTGGGCCTGGCGGGCGCCCTCTGGTCGGCCTCCGGCTACGTCGCGGCCTTCATCCGCTCCTCCAACGCGGTCTACGACATCCGCGAGGGCCGCCCCGTCTGGAAGACCACCCCGCTGCGCCTGGGGCTGACGCTGCTGCTCATGGTGCTGCTGGCGGCGAGCGCGGTGATCGTCGTGTTCACCGGCCCGCTCGCGGACCGGGTGGGCCGGGCCCTGGGCGTGGGCGGCAGCGCCCTGACGGCCTGGTCGATCGCCAAGTGGCCGGTTCTGGTGCTCCTCGTCGCACTGATGATCGCCCTGCTGTACTGGGCCGCGCCCAACGTGCGCGACCGCGGGTTCCGCTGGATCTCACCCGGCAGCCTGCTCGCCGTCGCGCTCTGGATGGCGGCCTCCGCCGGATTCGCCCTGTACGTCGCGAACTTCTCCTCCTACAACAAGACCTACGGCACCCTCGCCGGCGTCATCGTCTTCCTCGTCTGGCTGTGGATCTCCAACCTCGCCATCCTCCTCGGCCTGGAGTTCGACGCCGAGCTCTCCCGCGAACGCGCCACCGAAGGCGGACTGCCCAAGGGGGAGGAGCCGTACGTCCGGCCCCGCGACACCCGGACGTGGCCGGACGACGAACAGCCCTGA
- a CDS encoding hemolysin III family protein: MRGWLHAGTFPLALAGGIVLVGRSRPGAAAAACSVYALSACLLFATSAVFHRGTWGPRGEAVLRRLDHANIFLIIAGTYTPLAVLLLPTRRQQVLLTVVWTGALAGIAFRTLWLGAPRWLYTPCYIALGWVAVFYLPDFARTGGTAVVALVIAGGLLYTAGGIVYGLKRPDPSPHWFGFHEVFHTLTVAAFTAHYTAVLLAAT; encoded by the coding sequence ATGCGCGGCTGGCTGCACGCCGGCACATTCCCGCTCGCACTGGCGGGCGGCATCGTCCTGGTCGGCCGTTCGCGCCCGGGTGCGGCAGCGGCGGCCTGCTCGGTGTACGCGCTGTCGGCCTGCCTGCTGTTCGCCACCAGCGCGGTCTTCCACCGCGGGACCTGGGGCCCGCGCGGGGAGGCGGTCCTGCGGCGGCTGGACCACGCGAACATCTTCCTGATCATCGCCGGCACCTACACCCCGCTGGCGGTACTGCTGCTGCCCACCCGCAGGCAGCAGGTGCTGCTGACCGTGGTGTGGACGGGTGCCCTGGCCGGCATCGCCTTCCGCACCCTGTGGTTGGGGGCTCCCCGATGGCTGTACACGCCGTGCTACATCGCCCTGGGCTGGGTGGCCGTCTTCTACCTGCCCGACTTCGCGCGCACCGGCGGCACCGCGGTCGTCGCACTCGTCATCGCCGGCGGACTGCTCTACACGGCGGGCGGCATCGTCTACGGACTCAAGCGCCCCGACCCGTCACCGCACTGGTTCGGCTTCCACGAGGTCTTCCACACCCTCACCGTCGCCGCCTTCACCGCGCACTACACGGCCGTCCTCCTGGCAGCCACCTGA